GGCGCCACGGTCACCTGTCTCATCGGTTCCGCGAACCGCGATGAGCGCCGCTACGCACGGCCCGCCGCCTTCGACCTCTTCCGCACCGATCTGACCACCGCCACGGCCTTCAGCGCCGCCGCCGACCATGTGGCCTTCTCCCTGGGCCGGCACTTCTGCGTAGGCGCCCTCCTGGCCAAGACCGAGATCGAGGTCGGCGTCAACCAGTTGCTCGACGCATTCCCCGCCATGAGTTTCGCGGAGGACACCGCGCCCGCCGACGAGGGAGTGTTCACCCGGGGGCCGGCGCGGCTCCGGGTGCGGCTCCGGCCGGGCGTAGGCGCGGCACGGTCTGCCGGTACTGCCTGAGGCGCACGTCTCCCACGGATCCCCCACGATTTCCTCAACGCCCCCGGGGCAGAGGGGGGACAGGCCGGTCGGCGGCCGTCAGCGGCCTGCGCAGTACGTAGAGGCCGACGGTGACGGCGAGCGCGATGTCGCAGGCGGAGAAGGCCAGGCCCGCGCCGCGCAGGCCGAGCGCCAGCGTGAGCGCTCCGACGCCGACGACCGGCAGGGAGATGCCGAGGTAGGCAACGAGGAAGAAGGCCGAGATGGTGCCGCCCCGGTGCTCGGGCGGTGCCGCGCGGCCCACGGCGGTCAGGCCGGCGCGGAACGCCAGGCCCTGGCCCATACCGCCGCACACCGCACCGATGACCAGCAGCGGCAGTGAGGTCACGGCCAGCGAGGTGGCGACGAGCACGAGCCCCGCCACCAGCACCAGGCAGCCGCCCGGCAGGGCCCTGCGCACACCGATCCGTTCCGTGAGGGACTGGCCGGCCGTCGATCCCAGGAACACCGTGAAGACGATGAGCCCGGCAACGGCCAGATTGTGGACGCCCAGGGTCTGGCCGACGAAGCTCGGTGCGACCGCGGTGAACAGGCCCAGGAGGGAGAAACCGGCGAAGGCGGCGACGGCCGACGGGGTGAAGACGCCCCGCACTTCGGGCGGCAGCCGAAGGCCCTGGGGACGCAGTCTCCGCGGGCGGTGCGGAGGCCCGACGGTCTCCGGCAGGAGCCAGGTCGCCGCGGCGGCCACGGCCACCAGCGCCAGGTGCGCCAGAAAGGGCAGGGTCAACGGCCACGGTGCGTACTGGGCCAGCAGGCCCGACAGCAACGGGCCGCAGCCGAGACCGCCCATGTTCGCTGCGGTGGCGGCGAATCCCGCCCGCGCCTCCTGGCCCGGCCTCGCGAGCTCCAGCACACACGCCGTGGCGGCGCCGCTGAACAGCCCCGCGGCAAACCCGGACAGCACCCGCCCCAGCAGCAGCATCGGCAGCCCGCCCTCGAAGATGAAGCACAGGGCGCTCGCCGCCGACAGCCCCAGGGCACAGAACAACACCGGGCGCCGACCCACCTCGTCGGAGAGGTGGCCCGCGAGGAGGAGCACCGTGATCACACCGAGGGCGTACACCGCGAAGACCACGGTCACCATCAGTTCGGAGAATCCCAGCTGCTCGCGGTAGAGCCCGTACAGCGGGGTGGGGAGCGTCGTCCCGGCCATGCCGATCGCGAACACGCCCGCCGCTACCGGATAGCCGAGCCGCCGGGGGCCGCCCGTGCGATCGCTGATCATGGTCCCCAACGTAGGCGCCCGCCCGCCGAGGCGTCGAGAACCGCGGCAAGGACCCGCGGGCCGGGCTGTGGGCGGCACGCACATGGTGCCCCCGCGTGCGGCGGGGGCACCACAGTGCACCTGACCCGGACGGTCAGTGCTGGGCGGTGGGCGCGTTGGCCGCCGTGACGTTGACGGCGGCCCAGGCCTTGTCCACCGTCTTGTACTCGGTGCTCCCGGCGCCGTACAGGTCCTTGGCCGCGTGCAGCGTCGCGGTCCGGGCGTCATGGAAGTCGGTCGTGGAGACCATGTACCGGGTGAGCGCCCGGTAGAAGATCGCCGTCGCCTTGTTCCGGCCGATGCCGGTCACCTTCGAGCCCTTGTAGGTGGCGGAGTCGTAGGCGACGCCACCGATCGTCTTCTTGCCGCTGCCCTCGGCGAGAAGGTAGTAGGCGTGCGAGGAGACACCGGAACCGCCGTGCACCTCCGTGTCGTAGGACGCCTTCGACCAGTAGTCGACCGTGCTCTCGAGCTTGTCGAGGGACGGCTTGTCCAGGCGGCGCAGGAACTTCTGGTCGAGGCCCAGCTTCTCGCCCAGCAGGTAGTTCGGCGGGTTCTTCGGGTTGTTGGCCGAGAACTCGACCGCGCTGCCGAAGATGTCCGCCAGCGACTCGTTGAGGGCACCGGGCTCGCCGAACGCGTTCCCCTCCTCGTCGGTGCGGGTGGGCTGCAGGTTGGCCGTTGCCTCGACGACACCGTGGGTGAGCTCATGGCCGGTGACGTCCAGTACGACCAAGGGCTTGGTGAACGTCTTGCCGTCGCCGTCGCCGTAGAGCATGCAGCCGCAGTCCGGGTTCCAGTAGGCGTTGCCCACCTTCTGGCCGAAGTGCACCAGGGCGTGTGCCCCGCGGCCGTCGTTCTTGATGCCGTTACGGCCGAAGGTCTTCTTGTAGAAGTCCAGGGTGCTGGTGACGCCGTACTGGGCGTCGACGGCGGCGGTGGTCCGGTCGTTCGTGGTGCCGTTGCCCCAGCGGTTGGTGGTGCTGGTGAACGCCTTGCCGTCGGTGACCTTCTTCGCCTCCTTGTTGCCGGCGTCCCGGGTCTCGGTGTTCCCGCGGGTGGGGTCCTTGAGGGTGAAGGACTTCTGCGCGGTCCGGGTGGTGGACAGCGGCACCTTGCCGACGAAGAGGGAGGCGCCGGAGCCGGTGGCCGCGGAGGGGAAGCCGGCGCTCCCGGCCGCCTTTTCCGTGGCGGCCGGGGCGCCCGGGGCGGTGGAACCCAGGCCGGTGGCGGGGCTGAGCCGTTCGCCCCGCGCACGCAACTTGGCCTGGACGGCGGGGGAGAGGAAGGAGTCGTCGGCCGCGGTGTTGCTGAGCACCGCACCGGAGGCCGCGTCGAGGACGAGCGTACGGGCGCCGCCGGCCTCGGAGGTGCGGCTGTCGGCCACCTGCACCCGGTAGGCCAGCGTGGTCCGGTTCGCGCGGGCGTCCACGACCAGTTCGGGCTCACCGGCGCGGCCCTTCGCCACGGCGGCGGCCTTCGTCCTGGCCTGACCGGCCGACAGCTTCGGGTGCGCGTCGGGCACATCGACCTGGTGACGGTAGGCCCGGGTCACGCTCTCGTACGCCGACTTGGCGGTCAGGTGGATGACGAGGTCACCACCGAGCACCGGCAGCCCGCGGTGCGTGCGGACGAAGCGGACATGCGCTCGCCCGTCCGGATCGATGAGCGTGTCCGTGACCTTGAGAGTGTCCTTCTTGCCGACTCCGGTGGCCGAGGCGTGGGCGTACGCGGCGGCGCGGGCCGCTTCCACGGCCTTCTGGGGAGCGGGAGTTGAAGCGGAGGGGGAAGCGGCCGGCGAGGCCGCGGGGCCGGCGAAGGCGCTGCCCGCCGCCCCCGCGGTGAGGGTGGCGGCCGTTGTCACGGCGACGGCGATGGCCAGACGGTGCCCGCGTATGTGGGGTCTACGCACTGCTGTGGGTCCTTAGCGCTGCGGGGGCGGTCGGCTGGCCAACCGCCCGTACGCGCGGTGCTGTTGTGCACCACGGGGGCCGTGGGGCCCCGCGCAAACCCTGGTATGTCTGGCATGAGCATGTAAAGCAAAATGATCAGAATGCGAGATTTATGTGCGAGATTTAACAAAGGGCGAACTTTAGATGGCCAGAAGATGACCAACAGTGCTCCATGGGGAGAGACATGGAGTGGCGCCACTTGGTTGCTCGGGAGCCGCGCCGAACTGTGAATTGTCGGCGATTCGGCGTCGCTTGCCCTGTCCGGCCTGTCCGGCCTGTCCGGCCTGTCCGGCCTGTCCGGGGTGGCCTTCGCGGGAAGGCGCGTCGATGCGCGGCAGCGTGGGGCCGGGGTCGGGGCCGGGCCGGGGCCGGGGCAGGGGTGGGGTGCTGAGGAGGTGGCGGCGCGGGGAGGCGCCGGGAGACCCGGGGCGGCGAGCAGAAGGCCGTCGGTCGGTTATGTGGGAGACACGGCGGCCGTCGAGGTGGTGCCGGGGGGCGTATGGCGTCGGCCGCCGGACACCCTGCGGATGCCGGTGATCAGAGTGCTCCCGCGCTCACCGGTGGGGTCGCGCCGGCCGGAGCGGCCGCGCCGACCCGTGGGGCCGCGTTGATCGTTCGGGCCGTGCTGGCCGTCCGGGCCGTGGCGGGCTACCGGTGGAAAAGTTCCTCCAGGGAGGCCTCGGCTCGCTCTCCGCCGCGGGCGGCTTCGACGACGGCCTGGTGGAAGGCGCGGCTGGCTTCTTCGGAATGGCACGGGACGGGGCTGCCGGCCATGGTGTACCAGTCCGTGGCTCCGGTGTATTGCACAGCTACATGAGCCAGATCGTCCGACCAGGTCGTATGGATGGTCAGGTCGCCGTTGATCACGCCGATCTCCGCGGTGCGAACCGCGCCGGGTAGGGCGTGAATCCCGACAGTGGTCCAAGATGCCCAGGTCATGGTGGTCCCCTCGGCGACAAGGGCCCCGGCCGGCGGCCGGGCGCGGTGACTCAAGTTTGGCACTTGAGGTGCGGGAGCGCACCGCATGCGGCGGCACGGATTCCGCTAGGGCCTGTCTTCAAAGTCCCGCCTGCCTTGCGGCGCCTGGCCCGGTGGGCCCGCGCTTCCGGTGGGTCGTACGCGCGGGCACCCAGGGCGCCGCCGGGCCGGGGAGTGCCGATGCCGCGACGGGAATTCAGTCGATGACCGTATGGAAAAAGGTGACGGCGGCCCCGAAGGCGGCGCCGCCGACGAGAGTGGCGGAAGCCGGGGTGCCGCCGTTGAAGAAGGTGAGCACACCGGCGCCGATAGCGGTGAGGGCGCCGAGCAGGAAGATGACGGCGGAGCGCTGACTCAGCAGGGTTGATCTGTTGTCGGACACATCAACTCCGATCTGCGCGGGAGCGACGGAGCGCTCGGTGCGGATGCTGATGCTCTGACTGATCTTCTCATCCCACTCACCGGATTCTCGGCAGCACACGAGAAAATTCGCAAAGAGTCACGGAAAGGGTCACGGGAAGAGCCACGGGATGAATCAAGGGGGGCCTGCGGGCGGGGGCGGACGCGGAGGCCGGGCGGTCGCCGAACTCCCGCTGGACGGCGGGCTTTGTGGTGGTCCGCCGGCCCAAGGACGAGCTGCCTGGGCTGACGGGCCGGGCGGCGGCGATGCGGGGTTTCCTTACGCCGGTCGCGTCTGCGAACGCGTCTCAGTGTTCGGTGCTGCTTCCCCCGGTGCGGGCCTCCCGCGGCCCGGTACCTGGCGGGTGATCGCGAGGACCGCCATATCGTCGTCGCGCGGCCCGCCGGTCCAGTGCTCGACATCCGCCGCCAAGCGGTCGATCAATTCCCGGGGTCCCCGGAACGGGCCGTGGTCCGCCAGCTGCGTCGCGGGGTCGTAGAACGTTCCGGCGTGGTCTCTGGCCTCCGTCACGCCGTCGGTGATCAGCAGCAGTGTGCTGCCCGCCGGGAACGGCCAGTCGGTGGGGTCGGTCCGTGCCGCGCCCAGGGCGCCCATCCCCAGGGGAAGGCCGGGATCGTCGACCTCCAGTGCGCGCACCTCGTCGTCGTGGCAGAGGTAGGGCGCAGGGTGGCCGCAGTTCAGCAGGCGCAGCCCTGCCGCCCCCGGGAGGACTTCGCAGATCAGGGCCGTGATGAAGCCTTCGAGCCGGTTCTCCTCCGAGGTGTGCTCGCTCTCCCGCAGCAGTGCGTGCTCCATCCGGTCGGCCAGCGCCCTCAGGTCCAGCTCCTGCTCGGCGGCCTCACGGAACGCACCCAGCAGCACCGATACTGCGCTCACCGCCCCGAGTCCCTTGCCCCGCACATCGGCGATCATCAGCCGTACGCCGAACGGGGTGCGCTGGACGGCGTAGGCGTCGCCGCCGATCCGGGCCTCGCTCTGCGCGGCCTGGTAACGGGCGGCGATGGCCAGCCGGCCGATGCGTTCCGGCGGGGCGGGCAGTACGGCACGCTGGGCCGCCTCCGCCACCGAACGGACGATATCCAGATGGCGTCCGTGACGGGCGATCACCCGATTGACCCCGACGCCCATGAGTGCGGCGAAGAGGGTGTTGACGAGCTCCAGATGGCCTTCGAGGTTGTCGGCGGTGCCGTCCTTCACCGTCAGCGCGAAGACGCCCACGACGATGGCGGCACCGATCGCCAGGGTGTGCCGCAGGGAGAGCAGCGCGCCGGCCGTGACGCTGGCGGCCGTCAGCATCGGGTCGCCCCAGTAGTCCGCCGGTGAGAACGCGTCCCAGGTAAGCCCTCCGGCGACCAGGACGCTCGGAGCGAACTGGACGTATCGGGGCCATCGCGGAGAGAAAGGGGACATAGGGAGTCCTGACCAGCCGTCCATGTCGGGTAGCAGGAATATGCCTGGTTCGGGGAGATTTATACAGCGTGCTCCGGTGGTCGGGCGAGGGTCGTGGCTCGCCCGGCCGGCCCCGCTACGCCCGCAGCCTCCGGCCACCGGCCTTGTGGGGCGGCCCGAACGCGTGTCACTCCTTCGAGGCGAGCCGGGCGCTGCGCGGACATCGGCGTCCGGGTCGTCCGCGACCGTGGCCCAGGCCCGGTGGGCGTCGTTGCGGCCGGAGTGCGCACGCAGCGCGAGAACCCCGGCCTTGCGCACATCCGCGTGCCCGTCGCGGAGCGCGGAGCGCAGCGGACACGGCGAGCTCGGGGGCGCCGGCCGCCAGGGCCGTGGCGGCACCGGCAGGGATGCGGCCGCCCGGCCCCCGGGGATGCGGCCGCCCGGCCCCCGGGGGTGTGGCCGTCCGGCCGCCGGGAACCATCCGTCCGGCCCAGCGAATGCGGCCTCCCGGCGCCCGTGTCGCCGGGCGGTCCCGGCCGGCCGCCGGATAGCGTCGGGGCCCAGTGCAGCGCCGCCCCGCCGCCGCCCGACACCGGCGCGGGCCCCGCCGGGTGTCCGGGCGGCCGACGAGGAGGTGGGCCGTGACCACGTGGCCGGCCGTGGTGTTCGCCGTGCTCGCGGCGGCCAGCAATGCGCTGGCCACGGTCCTGCAGCGGCGCGCCGCCCGAACGGTCCCGCTGTCCAGCGGACTGCGCCTCGGCCTGCTCGTCGACCTGCTGCACCGTGCCGTCTGGCTCGGCGGGATGCTCGCGGTCGTCGCCGCGGCCTGCTTCCAGGCGCTGGCACTGTCGCAGGGCGCACTGTCGGTGGTGCAGCCCCTCTTCGTCCTCGAACTGCCCCTCGCGCTGCTCATCGGACGGGTCCTGCTGGGCGGACGGATCCCCCGCACCGGCTGGATCGGTGTGGGGCTGCTCGTCGTCGGGCTCGGATCCGCCCTCGCCGCCGCGGCGCCCACCCTCGGCACCACCCACGCCCCGTTCGACCGCTGGGTGCCCGCCCTGGTGGTCTGCGCCGCGGTGATCGCCACGGCGGTCGGTGCCGCGCTCCGCCGCGGGGCGGGCGGCGTACGGGCCGCCTGCTTCGCCGGGGCGACAGCGGTCGGGTACGCCCTCACCGCGGCCATGCTGAAGGACGCCACCCACGCCTGGCAGACCGGCGGACCCGCCGCGTTCTTCACCACCTGGCAGACCTACGGCTTCGCCGCCACCGGCGTACTGGCCATCTTCCTCCTGGAGAACGCCATGCAGTCCGGCCCGCTGACCGCCTCGCAGCCGGTCCTCACGCTCGGCGACGCGCTGGTGAGCCTGTCGCTGGGCGTCACCCTGTTCGACGAACGGGTACGGGCCGGCTGGTGGCTGCTGCCCGAGGCGCTGGGCGTGGGGCTGGTCCTGTGGGGCGCGGTGCTGCTCTCCCGCGTCGCCCTGGCCCAGGACCTGACAGGCGCCCACGAGGCGCCACCGGCCGCCGCCCGCGACGCCGGTACGGCGAAGTAGCGGAAGGTGTCGATGACCGCGGGCAGTTCCTCGGTCCGGAACCGCCCAGGCGGCTTGCCGGTGTCCGAGACCTCGGCGGCCACCAGGGCATCGGGCATGCTCCTCGACCGCCCCGGCGATCCGCAGCAGCGCCCGCCGCGGGAACGCTCGGCGTGCCCGGCGCCTTCACCGAGATCTGACTCGTCTCGGGCCTGTCTTCAAAGTCCCGTCTGCCTTGCGGGCGAACGGCGGGACTTTGAAGACAGGCCCTGGCGACCCGCCACGCTTACCCGTGGACGGGAAGGACCGTGAGCGCTTGCTGGCACCGGGCGACGGCGTCGCCGTGGCCGAACAGACCGGGCAGGCCGCCGGAGTGCAGCAGGACGGTGCGCCGCCCGGGTGCCACGCTTCCGTCCCGCACCGCCGCCCGCAGTCCGGCCAGCGCACGCCCGGTGTAGACGGGGTCGAGCGCGATGCCCTCCGTACGGCCCGCCAGCGTCAGGGCATCCATTGACTCCTCGGTCAACGTGCCGTAACCGGAGCCGACTTGGTCCTGCCGCAGACGCAGGGTCTCCGGCGCGTGGACGGTGCCGGACAGCGCGCTGACCAGGCCGGTGACGGTGCCCGCAGGGTCGCGCACGGCGCCGCAGTCGACGCCCAGCACCTTGCCGGGGCCGAGGGTGTCCACCAGGCCGGCCATCGTGCCTCCGGAGCCCAGGGCGACGACGACGGTGTCCAGGTCGGGGGCCTGCCCGAGGAGTTCGCGCCCGCACTCGGCATAGCCGTACGCGCCCAGCGGGCTGGAACCGCCCAGCGGAATCAGCGCCGGGACGGCTCCCCGCTCCCGGAGCCGCGCCGCCACCTCCTCCGTCGCGGCCGCGAGCTGTGCGCCCCCTACTTCCCCGGCCCAGACGACGGTGGCCCCGAAGAGGCCGTCGAGGACCAGGTTCCCGGAGGCCGAGGAGCCGGCCGCACCGGCCAGCACCAGCACCACATCGAGCCCGAGCCGCGCGCCGGCGGCCGCGGTCAGCCGGGCGTGGTTGCTCTGGGCGGCGCCGGTCGTGACCAGGGTCGTGGCGCCCTCGGCGAGCGCCGCACCGCAGATCCACTCCAGTTTGCGGACCTTGTTACCGCCGCCACCGAGCCCGGTGAGGTCGTCACGCTTGATCCAGAGGTCGTCCGCCCCGAGGCCGAGCGCGCGGGCCAGCCGCGGCGCCGGCTCCAGCGGGGTCGGCCAGGTCGCGAGCGTCGCCCGCCGCGGGGTGTCGCTGTCCGCACTCATCGTTAGTTCCTTCCGTCTGCCCTGCGGTGCCGGTCCGCCGGCCAGAGTGCCATGCCGTACCCGCCGTCGGCCCCGCTCAGCCGGCCGGAGTGCGGTCGCCGGATGCTGTGTGATCATCTCGGGATGAGGACGAGTAGCGGGGCAGTGCTGCCCGGAGGCCGGACGGAAGCGGCCGGGAGGCCTGTTTTTGCGGGGGAGTTCGAGGTGCATCTCACCGTCCGGGACGAGGGGGACCATGAGGTGGCCGCACGCCTGGCCGCCTATGCGGCGGCGCATCGCATGAAGAGCGTCCACATCCTGCTGGACCACGGGGAGGTGCCGTCACAGCCGATGCTGACGCTGCGCGGGGCCGGGACGTATGAGGAGGTCAGGGCCGATGCCGCGGCGAAGGGGGACGGTCTGCGGGCCGCGGGGTTCGACGTGCTGCGGACGAAGATCGAGGCCACGCCGTGGAGCGCGGGCGTACCCGGCACCGACGAGGAGGCCGCGGCGCTCGGCCCCGGCTACTACTTCGAGCATCACCTCAAGCTGGTACTGGCCCGCTCCGCTCCCGTCGGCTCCCTGCTCGCCCTCGTCGTCGGGCACGGCGCGCACCTCTCGCGCAACGCACGGCGGGCGCGGCCCGACGGCCGGGTGGAGCGGTTCGTGACACAGCGGTGCCGCGGGGTGGGCCGTGCGAACGCCGGGCAGCGCCTGGACGCGCTCTCGCGGCAGCTACGGGCCGGGGGCCATCACATCGCTGCCGTGGAGCGGGAGTTCGTGGTGCATGACGGGAATCTCGCGCTCGACGCGGGCTGGATGGACGAGGAGTGCGTGATGACGGGGGAGAGGGCGGCTCCATGACGGGGACCGACGAGACGGGCGCGGCGGCGCACTGGCAGGCGTTCCGGTACGGACCGTGGGAGGACACGGCCGTCGTGCCCCGGACCCGGCCCGACGAGGCGACGCAGGCGGATATGGACCTGCCGGCCACGCTGCTTCCCGTACCGGACGACGGTGTGGTGCAGCACCCGGTGTTCGACCCCGCCGCGACCCACCATGCCTTCGGGATGCGCCTGGGCGAGCCGAGCTTCACGGACGCGGTGGTCGGCGGGCGCTGGTACGAGGCACGGCGCCATGCGTTGCACCACGTCCTGACCGCCCTCGCCGACTCTCCGTGGGCCGGTCATCTGGTCCTCCGCGGCAGCATGCTGCTCACGTCGTGGTTCGGGGACGCGGCGCGTGAGCCAGGGGATCTTGACTTCGTCGTGGTGCCGGAGACCTGGCAGCTCACGGACGATCGTACGGACCGGATGCTGGACGGCATCGCCGCCGCGGCCGAGGCACTGTCCCACCGCGGCGGTCCGGTACGCCTGCACGCGCACGCCGCGGTCGGCGACGAGATCTGGTCGTACGACCGGGTGCCGGGCCGGCGGCTCGTCATCCCGTGGACCGCCGAAGCCGACGGTGTGCCGTCGGGCAGCGTGCAGCTCGACTTCGTCTTCAACGAACGTCTGCCCGTTCCCCCGGAGCCCGCCGGGATCCGCGGACCGCAGGGCACGGCCCCGGTGGTGGTCGGTGCGGCGACCCAGGCGCTCTCCCTCGCCTGGAAGGTGCTCTGGCTGGTGAGCGACAGGCACCCCGAGGGCAAGGACCTCTACGACGCCGTTCTGCTCGCCGAGTGCACCGAGCTGCCGTTCGCCCTGCTCCGTGAGGTGTTCCGGGGAGTGGACGACGGCACCTACGACTGCCATCCGGTGCTGCCGGAAACTCTTCACGGGATCGAAGCCGACTGGTTCGAGCTGCGCAAGGAGTACCCGGACCACGCCGCGTTCACGACCCCGCACCGGCGCGTCGAGTACGGGTACGCCTACCGCCTGGTGAAGGCTCTGGAGCCGACCTTCGCCATGGACGACGGCAGTGGCGAAACCGCCGCCTACCAGCAACGGGTCGCCTGGTTCGCCTCGCTCACCGCGGAATGCGCGGGTGTCCTCGCCGAGCGGGGCATGGACGCGGCGCAGAACCTGTTGCTGGAGCGGCACCTACCGTTCGAGAACACGGTCGTGATCACCCGGGAGCTGTCCGGCCGCGACACCTGTGCCCTGCGGGACGCGGCCGCGGTGGTGGCGGACTTCCGCAAGGACCATCCGGCCCTGGCCCGGCGGGCGTGGCTGCTCCAGGACCCCGACGAGGCGGTGCGGCTGCTGAGCCGAGGCGAGTTTGGGGCTTCGGACTGAGCGGAGGTGAGGCCGGCGCTTCGGACTGAGCGGGCTCCCCTCCCCGCCGGGACCGGTGGAGCCCGGAGCGCCGCTGCGGCGGTGCTCCGGGCCGTGCCCGAAGGCGCTCAGCCCGTTCCGCTGATGCTCTCCGGCGCGATGACGAAGAGGACCCGCTCCTCGTCGCGGCCGCCGTACCAGGGGTAGGGCGCGTTGAGGTACTTCTGGGCGAGCTGTTCGATGTGCTCGACCGCGCCTTCGGTCGTGGTCTCGACGCCCCGGCCGCGCACCTGGAAGTAGCGCGCGGGGCCCGGTACCGGGTGGTGCGCGGCACTCACTTCCAGCCGCTATGCTTGCTGGATACAAGCAATGTATTCAGCGGATCGACCACTTCACCGCGAAGGATCACGACGATGAGTAAGGGCACGGTCCACGCCTGCGACCGGGCTGCTGTGCAGGTCACCGCCTCGTCGGGGCTGGACGAGGCGGCCGCCGGGCTGGGAACGGAGATCGTCCGCTTCTCGCGCCTGATCGCCGCGTGGAAACAGCGCGCCAAGACCGACGGTGGCGCCGCCGACCGGGTGCTGCTGGCCAGGCTGGTGGTCGGCGGGGACCAGCGGGCGACCGATCTGGCCGCCGACGCGTTCCTCGATCTGTCGACCGTCAGCCGCCAGGTGCGCTCGCTGGTCGAGCGGGGACTGGTGACCCGTCGTCCCGACCCGGAGGACCGCCGAGGGTCCTTGCTGGCGGCGACCGACGCGGGGCGCGCGGCCTTCGCGCACTACCGCCGTCAGCGCGATGCCGAACTGGCCGCGCTGCTCGAACCGTGGCCGCCCGAGGACCGGGCCGACCTGATCCGGCTGCTGGGCCGTCTCAACGAAGACATGGCAGAACGACAACACACACGGCTGGGCCCCGGGGGAGACCAGGGCGGCGCCGTGGAGCAGGGAGACATACGTACATGAGCACAGCCACCTCCCCACCCGCCGCGGGAGCCGAGGCGATACCCGAACCCGGAATCCTGAGTCACCGTCAGATCCTCACCATCCTCAGCGGCCTGATGCTGGGGATGTTCCTGGCCGCGCTCGACCAGACCATCGTCAGCACCTCGATCCGGACCATCGCCGACGATCTGCACGGCCTCAGCGAGCAGGCCTGGGCGACCACCGCCTACCTGATCACCTCGACGATCGCCACCCCGCTGTACGGCAAGCTGTCCGACCTGTACGGCCGCAAGCCGTACTACCTGGCCGCGATCAGCATCTTCGTCACGGGTTCGGTGCTGTGCACGTTCTCCAGCTCGATGACCGAACTCGCCGCCTTCCGGGCGGTGCAGGGCCTGGGCGCCGGCGGTCTGATGTCGCTGGCGCTGGCGATCATCGGTGACATCGTCCCGCCCCGCGAACGCGCCCGGTACCAGGGCTACATGCTGGGCACCTTCGCCACCTCCAGCGTGGCCGGCCCGCTGATCGGCGGGGCGCTCGCCGGACAGGACCAGCTGCTGGGCATCACCGGCTGGCGCTGGGTCTTCCTGGTCAACGTACCCATCGGCATCATCGCGCTGTTCGTGGTCGCGAAGGTGCTCAACATCCCGCACACCCGGCGCGATCACCGCATCGACTGGTGGGGAGCGCTCACCATCTCCGTCGGTGTCGTGCCGCTGCTGCTCGTCGCGGAGCAGGGCCGGGAGTGGGGCTGGGACTCGTCCCGGTCGCTCGCCTGTTACGCCATCGGGATCGTCGGCATCATCGCCTGGATCTTCGTCGAGCGCCGGATCGGCGATGACGCACTGATCCCGATGCGGCTGTTCCGCAACGGCACCTTCAGCAAGACCAGTCTGCTGTCCGTGCTGATCGGTATGGGCATGTTCGGCGGCATGCTGATGATCCCGCAGTACCTCCAGATCGTGAAGGGCGCCAGCCCCACCAAGTCCGGTCTGGAAATGCTGCCGCTGATGGCGGGCATGTTCATCGCCTCCATCGCGTCGGGCCAGATCACCGCCAAGACCGG
This portion of the Streptomyces sp. 2114.4 genome encodes:
- a CDS encoding nucleotidyl transferase AbiEii/AbiGii toxin family protein, producing the protein MTGTDETGAAAHWQAFRYGPWEDTAVVPRTRPDEATQADMDLPATLLPVPDDGVVQHPVFDPAATHHAFGMRLGEPSFTDAVVGGRWYEARRHALHHVLTALADSPWAGHLVLRGSMLLTSWFGDAAREPGDLDFVVVPETWQLTDDRTDRMLDGIAAAAEALSHRGGPVRLHAHAAVGDEIWSYDRVPGRRLVIPWTAEADGVPSGSVQLDFVFNERLPVPPEPAGIRGPQGTAPVVVGAATQALSLAWKVLWLVSDRHPEGKDLYDAVLLAECTELPFALLREVFRGVDDGTYDCHPVLPETLHGIEADWFELRKEYPDHAAFTTPHRRVEYGYAYRLVKALEPTFAMDDGSGETAAYQQRVAWFASLTAECAGVLAERGMDAAQNLLLERHLPFENTVVITRELSGRDTCALRDAAAVVADFRKDHPALARRAWLLQDPDEAVRLLSRGEFGASD
- a CDS encoding MarR family winged helix-turn-helix transcriptional regulator, with the protein product MSKGTVHACDRAAVQVTASSGLDEAAAGLGTEIVRFSRLIAAWKQRAKTDGGAADRVLLARLVVGGDQRATDLAADAFLDLSTVSRQVRSLVERGLVTRRPDPEDRRGSLLAATDAGRAAFAHYRRQRDAELAALLEPWPPEDRADLIRLLGRLNEDMAERQHTRLGPGGDQGGAVEQGDIRT